The window tgaagttttttttttttattctggacACTATTTGAAATGAGGTGATTTGAAATACTGACATTTAAGCTCATTATTAATGAGTAAGCTCCAAAAAACTTCAGAGCAGAGCTTTCTACCTCTGTTACTAGCTGCATCTTTGAGTGGTTTACCTGCCTTTCTGCCATGTGTTCCTGGAGTGCACTGGTCGACCGCTGAGCTGCCTCTTCCACTGTCCTGCAATGTGAAAGTAGCACCAGATATTCCTTTGTGCATTTCTGTGTATATGGCTTTCGTAGTtgggattttcaaagcactgaTACCCGGTGTTTTCAGTTTGTTCTATGAGGGGATATTTCATTTGCATCTATGTTTTTAGCTATCCTGTGATAACTtgttgaatattaaaaaataaaaatattttgcttctattGGGACATTTGTATACTCGCAACTATATTTCTGTAAACAGCCGcagtcaaaaataaaacaatgaaagttttcattttgcagtgtAAAGTCTTGTTGTGGTTTTTTCAAGGGCATCTTCTCTCTGCCGGAAGAAAGCGTCCATTCTTCAGTACGGAATACACGGCGCTTGGGTCAGGAAGTACCGGGAAGGCAGAAGCCCGCCATGATTTGTGCCTGTGGTGTATCCTGCTGGAATGGTTGCGTAAGAAAAGTCACGGTGTCGTGcgtgcacatttaaaaaaaaaattgcaatgtttctttctgatttttgggGTGTAACCATCTATACtaccccacccccagcctgcaAATTACAGAGCCttcaaagaaattgttttcatagTCCACCTAAAGCAGGGCTCTGTCTCCAAGGAACCCGAGGGGAGATGCAAAGCTCTCCCCTGGGACGGTCTGGGGGCTGTTCTGCCCGAGGGAGGCGATGCCAGAAGTCCTAAGCAGAGATGACTGGAATTAACTACCTCTCCAGAAGAATTAGCACAGCCCCACTTTATCTGCATCTTTGGGGTATTCGTGCTAACATGCTAAAAAATGACCTGGGGGTTGCTGAGGCTCGGGTGCGTGCTCCCTCCCGCAGGGATGTAACCTCTGGCAGGACCACGGGGCCAGCAGCCACGATCAGTAattttgtaattctgaaaaattacagCAGGAGTAAGAAGAAACACTGCAGCTACCCCGAGAGCTGGGCAGAATGCTTTGCTGTGGAAGGTTTAAGCGGGTTCATCCCAAAGGCTTTCCCCCGGTGCTGCCCCAGTGCCTCCCCCTTCAGCCTGCGCCCACTGCCCTGGGCGGTCGCCCAAAACCACAACCCCCTGCCCCTGACTCTTGCCTCCctggagctgccagccctgctgcaggcactCACTATCCATCCCCCTCGTTAGTGCCACTGGGGTGCTATGGGACAAAAGAAAACAGCCTGAGAAAccctcctcagcctcctcttcctctctagGCTCAGAGAGAGGCACACCCCGGCCGTGagcctggcacaggcagccaCAGAAACGACTGAGCCACGGTGCTCTGGGTTTTTGTGTTTATTAGCTACTCAGCCACAGCCCGGGGGCTGAGCAGGGAAGCCAGGCTCCCCCCTGGTTCTGGCGGGCCATCCCAGGTCAGAGCCTCCCCAAACCGACAACTGTCACCCCCAGTCACTGGCCGCTCTTCAGGCACCAGAGAAGCGCAGAAGGAAAGGCCCGGCCCCTGCCCAGGGCGGCTGCCTTCGGAAGGGTGCTGGGAGAGGCCTCACCCTCCCGGAGTCGTCAGGCGTCGGGCAGCAACGTGCAAGGCCCGGGCGGATGGTCCCTCGCAGCACCGGCTGCAGGGGACCCCGTCCCGCCCTTCACCTTCTCTTCACAAACTTCTTTGTCACGGCGTTGGGGTTCAGGCGCCTCCTGCCAGCGCCCAGGGCCGCGTCCCGGATTTGCAGATTGGCCGCGCGGCTGTAGATGTCGTTTTCCGCAAAGGGTGAGACTCCGGCGATGTAGTCGGGGTCAAAGACGTTGGTCTTCTGCCTGGCCTTGCGGGACAGTCGCTGCTGTGGGAAGGGCTGGTCTTCCACCAGGTGAGGGTTGTTCGCGTGCTTCCCTCCTTTTGGGGCCGGCAGTGGGTACTGCCAAGAGAAAAGCAGTCGTTAAACTCGTTTCAGGGGCAACTCTCGCCCAAAGAGACCTGAAGATGACTGCAGGCCTCTAGAGAAGAACTGAGCAAATGAAGCCCGAAAGCCCCATAGTCAAGCGGAACATCTGGAGGACGATCACAGCTTTGCTTTAGCTCCCACCTGGCAACGGTTCCCTCCAACCCACCGGCCACAGGCCAGGCCCTTGTCCCAGCAGCAGCCGCCCAGCACAACACGTACAGCTACTCACCCTGAGCCCTCGGGGGTTCAGCACCTTGGGGTTGCGGGAGAAATGCATGTGGAGGCTCCCGTCATCGCTCACGCTCACTGCGACCTTCTTCAGGGTCTTGTTACCGCAGTGGGGACAGAAAACCTTGGTCATGTCCGAAGTGGTCCTGCAAGACAGGGACAGAGGGGGTTTACCGCTCCCTGGGCCGTGGAACGCAGGCTTAGCCCACCAGCAGGACCGTCCGCCCAGCCCCAGCAAGCACCGCACGCCCGTGCCGAGGGCAGCGCCGCTCTGCGCCCACGCACTCACTTGAAGCAGCCGTGGCAGCGGAGGATGTAGCTCCTGGCCTGGCGGATCAGCATGCCGTTCACCGCCAGCACGTGGAGGCCCATCTGCAGCAGCACGTTCTGCAACGAGGAGGGAGAAACCAGGATCCTGTGAGCTGGGACTGCCAGGAGCTTTAACCGGGGTTTGCCAGCCCAGGCAGCGAGAGGCTGACGGAAGCGATGCCAACGGGCTTTGCAGACGCCTCCGCAACGGAGAGAACTGGCTGCTTTTAAGATAAAAGGAGCTGTCGCAAAGCTGCTCTCATCCCGTCCAGGGGACTCGGCAACGCGCTCCTCTGTCTCGGTGTGCTGGTTTAACCAGCCCGGAGGTTTGAGGAATTTGAGAATCTGCCctcagcccgccccgccggccccccgtgCTCCCGGGGCTGGAGCCGGTCCTGTGCGGGGCAGCATCCAGCACCCACCTGCATGGCAAAGTCAGTGGTGACGCAGCCGACCTGGACGCCAGCGGGAGCAGTGTCACAGTGCCCCGTGTCCTGCTGGACCTGCTTGAGGTTGCTGGGTGTTATCCAACCCTCGTCGTCActctcctcctcgtcctcctcttcctcagcactgGCCCCATCCTCAGAGCTCTGGTGCTCCTCAGTGGTCTCTGGGCTAACGGAGATGGCTTGAGCTTTCTGGGGTGGAGAAGACAGTCAGCTACGGCACACGCCACGCTCCCGGTCAGAAACCGGGGTAGCAAGGACAGCGAGGAGAGGCGGCTCCGGGTctcaccagcagctcctgcagctcctcctcgATGCTGGGCAGGGGGGCTCGCCAGTACAGGAAGGAGCTGAACTCGTCGCTCTCAGATGGGACCGCGCTCCTCTCGGGGCTGGGCTGACGCTGGCCTTTCCCCGGGCGCTTGTGctgtggggggacacgggacaggggGTCCCtcacccgccgccgcccggggctccgcggggctgcgTCCCGGTCCCCAGTGCCTCACCTCGGGGCGCTGCGTCCCCCTCCCTTACCTTGGCGGGCAGATGGAAGCCGGCGAGGTGCAGGGGGGCCTCGGGGTGCCGCGGGGTGGAGCTGAGCCGCACCTGGGGAGGCAGCGCGGGGGGTCGGCGGGGCACCCCGGGGACGGggccccatccccagggctgggccCTACCTTGTCCTGGGGCTCCCAGCGCAGGCAGCCGGGGCCGTCGGTCTCGGCCTGCAGCTGGCAGGTGAGGGCGAGCACCTGCAGGTCGGCGGCCGAGAGGCTGGGGTAGTCCCCGGTCTTCTTGGAGAAGTCGGTCACTGCGGGGCGGGGCGGAAGGAAAGGCGGccgtcgggccgggccgggccgggcctcgctGGGCCGCAGGgagccgggcgggccgggcctcCCCGAGGCGCaggggcccgggcggggccgcaggggccCGGTACTCACCGAGGCGCAGGATGTCGGGCCGCGGGCGGCGGAGGCGCAGCTCGCAGGGCAGCGCGGCCAGGCGGCGGCGCGTCGGCCTGTCGCGGATCTCGGCCAGCACCTCGGGCACGGTGTACAGGTTCTGCGCGATGTCCTGCGGGCAGCGCCGTCAGACCGGCccggtccccccggcccccccggcccccccgttCCCCCGGTCCCCCGGTCCCCGGTACCTGCAGCGGGGCGGCGCTGAGGAAGGCGCCGGTGTCGGCCACGACGTGCGCCACGCGCGCCATGCCCACGCGCCCCATGGCCCCCGCCGCCACCCGtagccgccgcgctgcccgccgggagctgtagtccgcgCGGGGCAGGCCGGGAACGGCAGCGCCGCGGCCCTCGTGACCGCTTCCGGGCGGCGCGGTCAGGTGACGAGCTGGTGTCACATGACGGCGGGCGCTGGAGCCGGAAGCGGGAGTGGAGCGGTAGCCGGTAACTCGGgtggcgggacggggcgggaggaCGAGGAGGAGACCGGGGCTTCCTGGTACGGCCCAGCTCCCCAGGCGCTCCCGTCTGGCGGGCAGGGCCTGGTGGGGCGCCGGGAGCTGCTCGGCCgcgggctctgcctgccctggggcGGTACCGGCCCGGTGAGGTgaggcccggcctggcccggggcggcgcggcgcggcccgcggggaGGGCTGTCCCGGCCGCCGTCTCCCCTTCGCGGTGCCCTGGGCGGCGGTCGCGGCCCGCGGAGTCCGGCTGTGGCGGGGGCCCTCTGGCCCCTCTGGCCCTCcccggcggccgctgccgcccggcccggctctgTGCGGAGCGAACCGGCAcccggctccggctgcggggCAGGCCCCGGCCCGGTccctgcggcggcggcggtggcggtgggtGGGGGTGCCCGGCTCCCGGGAccgctgccccggccctgccacCGCTCTGCGGCCCCGCGGGTAAACCTCGCTTTAGCCGGAcggcggccgggctgcccgccgccccgggaggcgAGGCCGGGCCGTCGGCAGCGGGAACCCCGgggcggctggggaggggaggcccCGGCCTTGGAAAGAGGGAAACCGGCACCCGCGTGCGGGTGAGGGAGCACCCCGGGCCTGCGCCGGTTACGAGCCGGCTCCGCAAAGGGCGTAAGGAGTAAACGGAGCGTGCGGGAGCGGAGAAAGGCCGGTCGGAGAGGAAAGGCCTGGGGAGCGGTGCTGAACGCGGCGGGGGTCTGACGGTTGAGAGGTATTTAACACGGCCAGGGAAATTAAAGCAAGCGATAGTGAAACGATGTAGACTCGGGAAGAGAGAAAGCGGGAAGAAGAGTcaaggtttaaaagaaaaaaggataaacaCACCCAAGCGGGAAGGGTCTCTGCCCTCATCTTAGGCAGGAGGGTGCAGCGAGGAAACGGGCAGCCGGTCTGGCCCGGGGTCCTCCTCTGCCATGGGATGCTCGGGCGAGGCCGTGAGCGCAGGGCAGGCGCGTCGTGGCAGCTCTGGTCTGCGCCCCGGCGCTGGGGTGCGGCGGGAAtgggggggacggcggggctgCGAGGGGACGCGTGTGCGGAGCGAGGGCTGGGAAGTGGAAGTGCCTCTGTAACAGGTAACGCTCGGTGATTAACGAACCCCAGATCGCCTTTGCTGGCGGAGCTGGCAGAGGGCTGGCGAGGCTGGCACCGCCATGGGGGACggctggagaaagcaaaagcagcaccCGTGACTGCGAGGGAGGACCGGGGATCCAGAGTCCCCGCTGCAGGGGAGCGAGCCTTGGGTCTTACCGCAGTAACTTTGAGGCGCGGGTCGCTCACGTCCGCGTAAGAGGCCCTGAAGGAGAAGCTGGCTGGTCGGTCTGGCGCGGCGCTGGCGCGGGAGGCCCTGCTTAGGAGGGGCACGTGCGCCCGGCTGTTTTCTGTGGGCCTGTTTAATGGCGCTAATGAAATAAGCGGTGATGCAGAGCTGGGGAGTCATAACAAACACGAGGAATAACAATATCCTGAGGG is drawn from Mycteria americana isolate JAX WOST 10 ecotype Jacksonville Zoo and Gardens chromosome 8, USCA_MyAme_1.0, whole genome shotgun sequence and contains these coding sequences:
- the NOB1 gene encoding RNA-binding protein NOB1 — its product is MGRVGMARVAHVVADTGAFLSAAPLQDIAQNLYTVPEVLAEIRDRPTRRRLAALPCELRLRRPRPDILRLVTDFSKKTGDYPSLSAADLQVLALTCQLQAETDGPGCLRWEPQDKVRLSSTPRHPEAPLHLAGFHLPAKHKRPGKGQRQPSPERSAVPSESDEFSSFLYWRAPLPSIEEELQELLKAQAISVSPETTEEHQSSEDGASAEEEEDEEESDDEGWITPSNLKQVQQDTGHCDTAPAGVQVGCVTTDFAMQNVLLQMGLHVLAVNGMLIRQARSYILRCHGCFKTTSDMTKVFCPHCGNKTLKKVAVSVSDDGSLHMHFSRNPKVLNPRGLRYPLPAPKGGKHANNPHLVEDQPFPQQRLSRKARQKTNVFDPDYIAGVSPFAENDIYSRAANLQIRDAALGAGRRRLNPNAVTKKFVKRR